The DNA sequence AAGGAGGCATTGGGAATGCCCAGTTCCTTTAACATGGAAGTAATCTTCTTCTCTATGGCAGGAATGCTCTTTTTACGACTTTCAGAGAGCTTTTCAGCCAAACCGGCAAGTTCTTTTCTTTTGGATTCAAGCTTCTTCTCCAGGTCTTCCAGATGAAAATCATAATTATTGATCTCTTCCAGCTTTTTCTCCAGATCATCCCTGATCCCGATCAGCTCTTTTTCTGTTGAGACGCGGTGCTTGTGCTGAAGAGAATAGATATCGTCCAGCCTTTGCCGGATGTATTCAACACGTGAAGGATCATGTTCCACATTCTCATTAAGCATATCGATCTCCTGCGACAGATCCTGAACTTCAATATATGTGCTCTCCAACCGTTCGCTGATATCCTTAACCCTGGAATAATAATCCACAATCTTTCTCAGACTGTCTCCTGCTTCACGTAGCTGGCTTATTACGGATGACTCTTCGTTGTTTAACAAATACGAGGCATTGGTAAGATTAAACTTAATCTCTTCTGCATGATTCAATGTTTCAAGCTCACTTTCCAGTTCTTCCTGCTCTCCCTCCTTCACATTGGCTTTTTCAAGCTGGTCAAACTGAAAGCGATAATAATCATAATCGGCACTGGCTTGTTCCGCTTTTTCTTTTAAATTGTTGTACTGTTTTTGCAGCTCTTTGTATTCCTTATATTTATTTTGGTAATCATGCAGAAGCGCTTCGTTATGGGCGTAGGAGTCAACCACATCCAACTGAAAAACATTGTCTTTTAAAATGAGGTTCTGATGCTGGCTGTGTATATCCACCAGTTGATCTCCAAGTTCTTTCAGCATCCTAATGTTCACCGGCGTATCATTGACAAAAGCCCTTGACTTTCCTTTACTGCTTATCTCCCTGCGTATAATGGTTTCCTCTTCATAATCCAGATCGTGCTTCTCGAAAATTTCCTTTATCCGGGAATTTATAATGTGAAATGTAGCTTCCACAACACACTTTCTGGAATCATCCTTTAATACGGAAGTATCAGCCCTGTTACCAAGAATCAGGGAGAGGGCTCCTATCAATATAGACTTCCCTGCCCCCGTTTCTCCCGTTATTGTAATAAAACCGGGGTAGAACGTGATATGGATCTCATCTATTAGTGCATAATTTTGTATTTTCAAGGATTGAAGCATGGTATGCGGATATTATTCACTCAATATGTTCAGGTAAATTTAACAATAAAGCATGACGGTCCCACTCTACTGCGTAATTTTTTCATATCTTTCGCTATGGGAGGGATCTATCTCTGCCAGGATTTTATATACCCTTTCCGACTCATCCATGGGGGATTCTGAAAATACATTCACGAACTCATTTGATTTGGACTCGACAACCAATTTCATGAAAAACATATGGGGATCAGGCTCCTGCCGATGCACCTCCTGCAACAGCTCTAAACTTTCCGAAATTTCAGCTCTTGCCATGGAAACATTATCATGCATTTTATCAAGCCCCTGTCTATGATATTGATATATGAATTCCCTTACTTCTTCGTACTCATTGTTCAGTATATTCTCCACAAGCCAATACCGGTTTCTTCTGCTTTCATAAGCCTTCCATCCCGATCCGGATGCATTCTGTGCATTGCTCACAATCTGCTGTGCCCTTTGAAAATAGGGCGTTCCTCCTTTCAATTCAAAAGAATCATAGTCCAGGCCTATAATGATATAGGCATAATAAGCCAGAATGGAAGTAAGATTCGATTTAAATTCATTTATATCAAACTCCAGGGGTTCGTTCTCCTGGTATCTGAATTGAATATCAGTGTCCTTGTAGCTAAAAAGTGAGGTGTTATAGGAAGAATTAAACACAGGTCTCCGGGAACTCACTGTCAGGGAGCCGCTGAACTGATCTCCCGAACGGTTTTGCAGATTGATCAATATCTTACATTCGATGCGTTCTTGATTGGAGAACTCATCTTCCGTCCATATCCGGGTATTCATAAACTCATACACATCCTCCTGCAAAGTTTTAAACACCTGCTTATTGGTGCCCTGTATCTGACTGGAAAGAATCTGAACATTGCATCTAAATTCCTGGGCAATTCCTGAAAACTGGATCAGAACAAATAAAACTGCCAAATAAAATGCCTTCTTTTTCATCTGCCTTGAATTTCAATAATTTTTTGAACAATATCTCCGGCCACATTTTTTTTGGATTTCAGCTCAAACTCTTCAACCTCCCGGTGTTTATCTATAATCTTTATCTTGTTGGTGTCGAACTGAAACCCGGAACCCTCCTCACCCAACTTATTCAATACGATATAATCGAGATTTTTATTTTCTAATTTCTGAACTGCATACTCCATCTCATTATGGGTTTCCAAGGCAAAACCTACCAATAACTGATTTTCTGTCTTCATTGAACC is a window from the Bacteroidales bacterium genome containing:
- the recN gene encoding DNA repair protein RecN — its product is MLQSLKIQNYALIDEIHITFYPGFITITGETGAGKSILIGALSLILGNRADTSVLKDDSRKCVVEATFHIINSRIKEIFEKHDLDYEEETIIRREISSKGKSRAFVNDTPVNIRMLKELGDQLVDIHSQHQNLILKDNVFQLDVVDSYAHNEALLHDYQNKYKEYKELQKQYNNLKEKAEQASADYDYYRFQFDQLEKANVKEGEQEELESELETLNHAEEIKFNLTNASYLLNNEESSVISQLREAGDSLRKIVDYYSRVKDISERLESTYIEVQDLSQEIDMLNENVEHDPSRVEYIRQRLDDIYSLQHKHRVSTEKELIGIRDDLEKKLEEINNYDFHLEDLEKKLESKRKELAGLAEKLSESRKKSIPAIEKKITSMLKELGIPNASFKIQRTDLEAFNEYGLDHVKFLFSANKNVELEEISRVASGGELSRLMLSLKSTIAENKALPTIIFDEIDSGTSGDIADKMGTIMKEMSGNMQVVNITHLPQIASKGDYHYMVYKYDDNESTHTHIKQLSGDERIKEIAKMLSGEELTDTALQNAREFLGNS
- a CDS encoding DUF4835 family protein gives rise to the protein MKKKAFYLAVLFVLIQFSGIAQEFRCNVQILSSQIQGTNKQVFKTLQEDVYEFMNTRIWTEDEFSNQERIECKILINLQNRSGDQFSGSLTVSSRRPVFNSSYNTSLFSYKDTDIQFRYQENEPLEFDINEFKSNLTSILAYYAYIIIGLDYDSFELKGGTPYFQRAQQIVSNAQNASGSGWKAYESRRNRYWLVENILNNEYEEVREFIYQYHRQGLDKMHDNVSMARAEISESLELLQEVHRQEPDPHMFFMKLVVESKSNEFVNVFSESPMDESERVYKILAEIDPSHSERYEKITQ